The following are encoded in a window of Alphaproteobacteria bacterium genomic DNA:
- a CDS encoding flagellar hook-basal body complex protein gives MATVAMNSAISGLNAFQTAINYISDNVANSQTIGFKRIDANFSSYVSASSQRFFNPGGATARPDFVNSLQGTIIQDASPTSIAIAGAGWLPVEDGATNASGFSGNNIRQFTRRGDFSLDQNSYMVNGAGKYLFARSVPRPTTAVPNPQPNQGALVPVQINTSQLPALATANATYAANIPSNAVAGTVFNGGTITITDANGAAQPVSVTWYNRTTAGGTLPGVAASTTTGTNAIAASAAGTTPQWRAVLTVPTSSPNNYESIALDFSFGTTTTTAGLLTGITVAGTTAPGTQLTAAVTAGTGRVVLSYGAPSLTAPPPAQSINVEFGAPNATAGSASQLNVAGGTTQFGGTAISLSNILADGYSAGSYNGLAIDTNGNIYSTYSNGQRLRQYQLALGTFNNADGLVRQNGEAFLDSPAAGFIGYQAALTGQAGGVNPNALENSNTDIGQEFTKMIVAQRSYSANARMITTADEMLQEVVNLKR, from the coding sequence ATGGCAACCGTAGCAATGAATTCCGCGATCAGCGGTTTGAATGCCTTCCAAACCGCGATCAACTATATTTCCGACAACGTCGCCAACTCGCAGACGATCGGCTTCAAGCGCATCGACGCCAATTTCTCGAGCTACGTCTCGGCGTCGTCGCAACGCTTCTTCAATCCGGGCGGCGCCACGGCGCGCCCCGACTTCGTGAACTCGCTGCAGGGCACGATCATCCAGGACGCCTCGCCGACCTCGATCGCGATCGCGGGTGCGGGCTGGCTGCCCGTGGAAGACGGCGCCACCAACGCTTCGGGCTTCAGCGGCAACAACATCCGCCAGTTCACGCGCCGCGGCGATTTCTCGCTCGACCAGAACAGCTACATGGTCAACGGCGCGGGCAAGTATCTGTTCGCGCGTTCGGTGCCGCGCCCCACGACCGCGGTGCCCAACCCGCAGCCCAACCAGGGCGCGCTGGTGCCGGTGCAGATCAACACCTCGCAGCTGCCCGCCCTTGCGACGGCCAACGCGACCTACGCCGCGAACATCCCGTCCAACGCGGTGGCCGGCACGGTCTTCAACGGCGGCACGATCACCATCACCGACGCCAACGGCGCCGCGCAGCCCGTGTCCGTGACCTGGTACAACCGCACGACCGCCGGCGGCACGCTGCCCGGCGTGGCCGCGAGCACGACGACCGGTACCAACGCGATCGCGGCGTCCGCCGCGGGCACGACGCCGCAATGGCGTGCGGTGCTGACCGTGCCGACCAGTTCGCCGAACAACTACGAATCCATCGCGCTCGATTTCTCCTTCGGCACGACGACGACGACGGCGGGCTTGCTTACGGGCATCACCGTCGCGGGCACGACCGCGCCGGGCACGCAGCTCACCGCCGCCGTCACGGCCGGCACGGGCCGCGTCGTGCTCAGCTACGGCGCGCCCTCGCTGACCGCACCGCCGCCCGCGCAGTCGATCAACGTCGAGTTCGGCGCGCCGAACGCGACGGCGGGCTCGGCTTCGCAGCTCAACGTCGCCGGCGGCACGACGCAGTTCGGCGGCACGGCGATCTCGTTGTCGAACATCCTCGCCGACGGCTACTCGGCGGGTTCGTATAACGGCCTTGCGATCGACACCAACGGCAACATCTACTCGACCTACAGCAACGGTCAGCGTCTGCGTCAGTATCAGCTGGCGCTCGGCACGTTCAACAACGCCGACGGTCTGGTCCGTCAGAACGGCGAAGCGTTCCTCGACTCGCCGGCGGCCGGTTTCATCGGCTACCAGGCGGCGTTGACCGGCCAAGCCGGCGGCGTCAACCCCAACGCTTTGGAGAACTCCAACACCGATATCGGTCAGGAGTTCACCAAAATGATCGTGGCGCAGCGCTCCTATTCGGCGAACGCCCGCATGATCACCACGGCCGACGAAATGCTCCAGGAAGTGGTCAACCTGAAGCGCTGA
- a CDS encoding GNAT family N-acetyltransferase has translation MDIRNIETLERRAFAAWPALRTQTRDGWVMRFADGHTKRANSINPVAPGTGDLAARIAAAEADYAAAGLPPVFRITPLAEPGLDDALAARGYAAFDESLVMVGPLPPGHAEPDVTLDTDPIASGWLADFGRATEADAKSLATLARMFAHRVTGTGFARLTRNGTPLAFAMAVPDGGDLGFFEVLTVAQARGQGLALRTLSACCAWATAQGATRAYLQVTAGNTAAIALYRKLGLETAYRYFYRAK, from the coding sequence ATGGACATTCGCAATATCGAAACGCTGGAACGTCGCGCCTTCGCCGCCTGGCCCGCCTTGCGCACGCAAACGCGCGACGGCTGGGTGATGCGTTTTGCCGACGGCCACACCAAGCGCGCGAACTCCATCAATCCCGTGGCGCCGGGTACCGGCGATCTAGCCGCCCGCATCGCGGCGGCCGAAGCCGACTACGCTGCCGCCGGATTGCCGCCGGTGTTCCGCATCACGCCGTTGGCCGAGCCCGGCCTCGACGACGCGCTGGCCGCGCGCGGCTACGCCGCCTTCGACGAAAGCCTGGTCATGGTCGGGCCCCTGCCCCCGGGGCATGCGGAACCCGACGTGACGCTCGACACCGATCCGATCGCGTCGGGCTGGCTGGCGGATTTCGGCCGCGCGACCGAAGCCGACGCCAAATCGCTTGCCACGCTCGCGCGCATGTTCGCGCATCGCGTGACGGGCACGGGTTTCGCGCGGCTGACGCGCAACGGCACGCCGCTCGCCTTCGCGATGGCCGTGCCCGACGGCGGCGATCTAGGGTTTTTCGAAGTGCTGACCGTGGCGCAAGCACGCGGCCAGGGCTTGGCGCTGCGCACATTGTCGGCGTGCTGTGCTTGGGCGACCGCGCAAGGCGCCACGCGCGCCTATCTGCAAGTGACCGCCGGCAACACGGCCGCCATCGCCCTTTATCGCAAGCTCGGGCTCGAGACCGCGTATCGTTATTTCTATCGCGCCAAGTGA
- a CDS encoding glycosyltransferase, translating into MTTNLPPEIAAAFAAANAIALSGDWRAAAERYRALIAAAPDFPGAYVNLASVLLAGRDAEGAMLTAANAAARFPGFLPIYAVAGEAALQLGQPFAASNGFAAALSGGEDANLRAKLALSLQAQGRAVEASANFALARRTAPNDAAIASAALFSGHYDPNVSPAQALADAANWPSPVRRAPRSTPRDRDPDRRLRVAYVSPDFANHSCAYFLAPLLAAHDRQAVELFAYSDVGAPDGVTAAFKALDLQWRDMAGKSDDAFVAQAKADAIDILVDCAGHTTGNRLTAFARRPAPVQVTWLGYPASTGLDCFDARFVDEITDPADALASENLVRVPGGFLAYLPPPFAPDPGPPPFAAAGRITFGSFNNLPKITPRVVAMWAQALRAVPDSRLIVKAKGLDEPATRERYAAMFQAHGLDGSRVEFVGFVGDIAAHIARYRSVDVALDTFPYNGTTTTCEALWMGVPVVTLAGDRHAARVGASLLDRVGLGDLVAADPADFARIVAGLAADRARLAALRGNLRARMAASPLCDGRRLAREFETAYRGLWRRVVSADGML; encoded by the coding sequence ATGACGACGAATCTGCCGCCGGAGATCGCCGCCGCATTCGCCGCCGCCAACGCGATCGCCTTATCGGGCGATTGGCGCGCGGCCGCTGAACGCTATCGCGCGCTGATCGCCGCGGCGCCGGATTTTCCGGGCGCTTACGTCAATCTCGCCTCGGTGCTGCTGGCGGGACGCGACGCCGAAGGGGCGATGCTGACCGCGGCGAACGCCGCCGCGCGGTTCCCCGGCTTCCTGCCGATCTACGCGGTGGCGGGCGAAGCGGCGTTGCAGTTGGGACAGCCCTTCGCCGCGTCGAACGGTTTCGCCGCCGCGTTGTCGGGCGGGGAGGACGCGAATTTGCGCGCCAAGCTCGCGCTGTCGCTGCAAGCGCAAGGCCGCGCCGTGGAGGCATCCGCGAATTTCGCGCTGGCGCGCCGCACGGCGCCGAACGACGCGGCGATCGCGTCGGCCGCGTTGTTCTCCGGCCATTACGATCCGAACGTTTCGCCCGCGCAAGCCTTGGCCGATGCCGCGAATTGGCCAAGTCCCGTCCGGCGCGCGCCGCGCTCGACGCCGCGCGATCGCGATCCCGATCGGCGTTTGCGCGTGGCCTATGTCTCGCCCGATTTCGCCAATCATTCCTGCGCGTATTTTCTCGCCCCGTTGCTGGCGGCGCATGATCGCCAAGCGGTCGAGTTGTTCGCCTATTCGGATGTCGGCGCACCCGACGGCGTGACCGCCGCGTTCAAGGCGCTGGATCTCCAATGGCGCGATATGGCGGGCAAAAGCGACGACGCGTTCGTCGCGCAAGCGAAGGCGGACGCGATCGACATATTGGTCGATTGCGCGGGCCATACGACCGGCAATCGCCTGACGGCGTTCGCGCGCCGGCCCGCACCCGTGCAGGTCACGTGGCTTGGCTATCCCGCCAGCACGGGGCTCGATTGCTTCGACGCAAGATTCGTCGATGAAATAACGGATCCCGCCGATGCGCTGGCGAGCGAGAATTTGGTGCGCGTGCCGGGCGGATTTCTCGCCTATCTGCCGCCGCCTTTCGCGCCCGATCCGGGGCCGCCGCCGTTCGCAGCGGCGGGGCGGATCACCTTCGGGTCGTTCAACAACCTGCCCAAGATCACGCCGCGCGTCGTGGCGATGTGGGCGCAGGCCTTGCGCGCGGTGCCGGATTCCCGGCTGATCGTGAAGGCCAAGGGGCTGGACGAGCCGGCGACGCGCGAGCGCTACGCGGCGATGTTCCAGGCGCATGGTCTGGATGGATCGCGCGTCGAATTCGTCGGCTTCGTCGGCGATATCGCGGCGCATATCGCGCGCTATCGGTCGGTCGACGTGGCGCTCGATACATTTCCTTACAACGGCACGACCACGACCTGCGAAGCCTTGTGGATGGGCGTGCCGGTCGTGACGCTGGCGGGCGATCGCCATGCCGCCAGGGTCGGGGCATCGCTGCTCGACCGGGTCGGCTTGGGCGATCTCGTCGCCGCCGATCCGGCCGATTTCGCGCGGATCGTCGCCGGGCTTGCGGCCGACCGCGCGCGGCTTGCCGCGTTACGCGGGAATTTGCGCGCGCGCATGGCGGCTTCGCCGCTTTGCGACGGGCGGCGCCTGGCGCGCGAATTCGAGACGGCCTATCGCGGCTTGTGGCGGCGGGTTGTCAGCGCGGACGGGATGCTATAA
- a CDS encoding flagellar biosynthesis repressor FlbT, with translation MPLVLRLNPAEKIIINGVVIENTGGLAMLAIRNRGNILRQKDILQLDEAATPALRVYYTLQCLYLFPDEIKAYSEALHQFMNDFEQAAPASKPIIDALRARVEKGELYPGLKDAKRLIKFEWDLVGTTTEKGKMLLQGSEGKSKQRAMADGEEVE, from the coding sequence ATGCCGCTCGTTCTTCGTCTCAATCCCGCCGAAAAGATCATCATCAACGGGGTGGTGATCGAAAATACCGGCGGTTTGGCCATGCTCGCGATCCGCAATCGCGGCAACATCCTGCGCCAAAAAGATATTCTTCAATTGGACGAAGCCGCGACGCCGGCTTTGCGCGTCTATTACACGCTGCAATGCCTTTATCTGTTCCCGGACGAGATTAAGGCCTATTCCGAAGCGCTGCACCAGTTCATGAACGATTTCGAACAGGCGGCCCCCGCCTCGAAGCCGATCATCGACGCGCTGCGCGCCCGGGTGGAAAAGGGCGAGCTTTACCCCGGCCTCAAAGACGCCAAGCGCCTGATCAAGTTCGAATGGGATTTGGTCGGGACGACGACTGAGAAGGGCAAAATGCTGTTGCAGGGCTCGGAAGGCAAATCCAAGCAGCGCGCGATGGCCGACGGCGAAGAAGTCGAGTAA